The following are from one region of the Corylus avellana chromosome ca1, CavTom2PMs-1.0 genome:
- the LOC132168154 gene encoding short-chain dehydrogenase TIC 32, chloroplastic-like codes for MWPFHRKGPSGFSSSSTAEEVTEGIDGTGLTAIVTGASSGIGTETTRVLALRGAHVVMGVRNMAAAEDVKKAIVKEIPSAKVDAMELDLSSMASVRKFASDFNSSGLPLNILINNAGVMATPFMLSKDNIELQFATNHLGHFLLTNLLLDTMKRTARKSSKEGRIVNVSSGAHRFSYREGIRFDQINDKSGYSSWAAYGQSKLANILHANELARRLKEDGVDVTANSLHPGAIITNLFRHNNIVNGLVHRLGRFVLKNVQQGAATTCYVALHPQVKGVSGEFFSDSNPSKTSSHGRDIELAKKLWDFSMNLIK; via the exons TACTGAAGGGATTGATGGGACGGGCCTCACTGCCATTGTTACAG GAGCATCTAGTGGTATTGGCACTGAAACTACACGAGTTCTTGCATTGCGTGGTGCCCATGTAGTTATGGGGGTCAGAAATATGGCTGCTGCTGAAGATGTCAAAAAAGCAATAGTTAAGGAAATCCCCAGTGCTAAAGTTGATGCCATGGAGTTAGATCTTAGCTCAATGGCATCCGTAAGGAAATTTGCATCTGATTTCAATTCCTCCGGTCTTCCACTGAACATCCTAAT TAACAATGCAGGAGTTATGGCAACACCATTCATGCTCTCCAAAGATAACATAGAACTACAGTTCGCAACAAATCACTTAG gtcattttcttttgacaaatcTTTTGTTGGACACTATGAAAAGAACAGCACGTAAAAGCAGCAAGGAAGGAAGAATTGTTAATGTTTCATCTGGGGCTCACCGGTTCTCATACCGTGAAGGAATCCGTTTTGatcaaataaatgataaatCTGG GTATAGCAGTTGGGCTGCATATGGCCAATCAAAGCTTGCCAATATTTTGCATGCCAATGAGCTTGCAAGACGTTTGAAG GAAGATGGGGTGGATGTAACAGCAAATTCACTTCACCCAGGAGCAATCATCACCAATCTTTTTCGTCATAACAACATTGTGAATG GTCTTGTTCATAGGCTTGGTAGATTTGTGCTTAAAAATGTTCAGCAG GGAGCTGCTACAACATGCTATGTGGCATTGCATCCTCAAGTCAAGGGGGTGAGTGGCGAATTCTTTTCAGACAGTAACCCATCCAAGACAAGCTCACATGGTAGGGACATCGAGTTGGCAAAGAAACTCTGGGATTTCAGCATgaatttgattaaatga